The Hermetia illucens chromosome 2, iHerIll2.2.curated.20191125, whole genome shotgun sequence genomic interval TTAGACAAAGGGTGTGCAAGTTCCTTACGTCACTTCTCTGTGTGAACATTTCATAACATCTTGATGTTAAAGTAAAGAATAGCTAATAATTGATGCACCATTTGCGAACCAGGGTGTCTAAATCACATTCGCGGCTACTACAAGTGTTATGTTTGTACAGAATCCATGTGTGATTTGATGACATAATTGGGTAACGATTCTATCGGTATTCTCATAAACATCTGGGGAGTAATCAGACATGGAATCTACCAAGGCAACTTTCTAAGTCTGCTGTGGTTTCCTTGGTTCCACTGTTAAATACCACTTTGcaggacatcaccatccaattTCATAGGGATATCGGCATCGGCCCCTATCAATTATTCGGGGAAAATACACCGATACACCGGTCTACAAATATCAAGGCGATTAATTTCTTCCCGTTtaatacactttcggtgtgactTATTTAGAGTCTGTCAACAGACAGTGAGGGTAGtttttgcaaacaacaacaataattgagGATCACGTTATCAGGGAGGGAGACGGATGCttgatttaaaaattttgccctacaattaaatgcattctcttcgtgggtttttctatgagaaataaTCATCTAGCCAATTCCATGAGGCATCCTGTCCtgacattgacatcgaagccgaGTCTGACCTAGTGACCCTCTACTCTAGATTTACCATGTGTCCCTGTAGCTTAGTGCTTGGAATCTTAGCGGCAATCGAGGATATAGCAATACCTTTCGCATGGTCAGGCACTCTGCGGGCTTCTAGGATTGTACGGAATAGTTCTGTAGGGGGATCGGTTGCTCCACTTGAGCACTTTGATTGATGACAGTTATAGAAAACCGCAATTGTGAAGCTCCTTAGTCTGAAATCCCACATCAACTTTGACTATTCATATGAATGACACTATGTGGCCACTTGCAAACCATTCATTAGGTTGAAACTACTTGCGCCAAATTGTGGTTTGGATGCTGTCTGGGAAACGCACTTCGAGCAGATGGTCTGCCATTTGCACATCGTTTTCAGTGAACCTTTTGCTCTAAATCCAGGTTGCCTAGTTTCTGTCCAAGTTCTCCAAATAGGACACTTTAAGCTTGCCTCACCCGGATTTGGTTTTTCGTAAAGGCGTCTTTCTAATGTCCGTATAGCCGGTtttatgattttcttcaaagtgTGGAAATGGGAGGGTTGATTAATGAGCGCAACTAATTGTTGATCAAACTGATAATTTTcatgatgaaaatgaaatattggCCAGGCATTGGCTGAAGGGAATGACTGTTAAGATTAACATTTACGtgctttttattaatttttttaacattttcttcAATCATGTACAGAGTGGGCTTCAAGGTGCCCAGGCTGcgcatagaagaaacattcTAAACACACCCTCTAGGAAGCAGTGATGTACAACGTTTGTTTAGGTTGGATATATTGACTATGTCGTCAATAAAAATACAtgcaggaatattttgaatttgctgCTATATACGAATGAAGAAAACCAATGTACATTGAAAGTTTCTCATGTACACAAAACTTTCCAAGAAATATCGAGCTCCAGATTCCCAACTTGTGTACTTTTCACTTCCAACTTACCAACCGTAACGAATCCATAtagtatttttgcaaataaaatcgTGCCAATGATCTTATATAAAAAGCGCGAAACAGGGTAACGATAATTCGGGAACAGCTTGTCCCTTTCATAAGTGCGCCAGCCGTAGCcacttattaataataataatatagcaTAATATATAACTCTTATTTTATCGACATAACTCCTTTAAGTGAGGTATGAAATTGAAATGTTGCAAGCAAACTGCTTTTGCTTCCATATGTTTACCTTTGAATACATTCTCCATGCGAACATATCTTAAAAATCAAgtcatttgtttatattttcttcTTAACATATGATATTTTACAGGAATCCATGATTGGAATAATTCCTCGTGCTTTGAGTCATCTCTTCGACGAGCTCCGCATGATGGAGGTAGAGTTCTCAATGCGAATTTCTTATTTGGAAATATACAACGAAGAATTGTGTGATCTGCTTTCCTCTGACGATACGACTAAAATTCGCATATTCGACGACAGCACAAAAAAAGGCTCTATAATAGTGCAAGGCCTTGAAGAAATTCCTGTTCATAGTAAAGATGATGTCTACAAACTTCTGGAAAAGGGAAAGGAACGTCGTAAAACTGCGACGACATTAATGAACGCACAATCATCTCGATCCCACAcggtattttcaattttagtcCATATAAAGGAAAACGGCATCGACGGCGAAGAAATGTTGAAAATTGGAAAGTTGAACTTAGTCGATTTGGCTGGCAGTGAAAATATATCGAAAGCAGGTAACGAAAAAGGAATCCGCACACGGGAAACAGTCAATATAAACCAGTCATTGTTGACTTTGGGCCGTGTCATAACAGCTTTAGTTGAACGAACTCCTCATGTTCCTTATCGTGAGTCAAAGCTCACTCGTCTACTTCAAGAGTCTCTTGGTGGACGCACAAAAACCTCTATCATAGCTACTATATCACCTGGTCATAAAGATCTCGAGGAAACACTTAGCACTCTCGACTATGCACATCGTGctaaaaatatccaaaataaaccGGAAATCAATCAAAAACTGACTAAGAAAACGGTACTCAAAGAATATACAGAGGAAATTGATCGTTTGAAACGTGATTTGATGGCGGCACGTGATAAGAATGGTATTTATTTGGCTGAGGAGACATATAATGACATGCAGTACAAATTGGAATGCCAAAATAAGGAACTGAATGAGAAAGTGTTATTGCTAAAAGTTTTGAAAGACGAACTGGCGAATAAggagaagatgttcaatgaggTTAGTTTACATTTAATTGAAAAGTCGAAGGAGCTAATGGACACAGAAAAAACTCTGACAAATACGAAAACAAGATTGGACGAGACGAAAaaggtaagttttttttttaaactatgtctaaatttttattttatttatttatttatttataagctGCATTTGAAATAGCGTGTTTATTGAAAAGTGAGATGATTGAGTGAGCTACTTCTAAatgattattataaattttcacATTTGAAGCAAATGTAATATTGGAGGCAGACAATGACATCAAAGGTGTTGTTTTTAGTATGTATATTTAGCGTTAGATTTGTcgaaaattgtcaaaaaaagGGGAATAGTTGTTCATCCGTATTCCAGCGGTTGGTAGTATATGTTAAACTTAAGGATGCAAACTCAGCTAAACATTCATGGCCAGCTTATCTGGTAACTATAAACAGATATCCGCATTCGAATTGAGACTCACCATTTCTTccttaatttctaaaattttttcAATTCGATACCTAATCGCTTTGAAGTGAATGCTCGGTTGATACCAAGTTTTTGTCATTTATAGGCATTATCTAATAGATTTATACGGTTGAACTTGATTAACTTAAAAATCATTGGATTTGATGGACTGGTTGATGATACATCAGCAGCGTTTAACGGTTAGTCACTAGCAAATCCGGCACACATGTCAAATTAGTAACTTTTACTTACATTGGCTGAACTAGCATACTCGAGAGTATTTAGATATACAGAGTAGAAGCACTTTGCAGAAATGCTTCTAAGGTATTCAGTAGTTCTATATTTGCCCCTTTTGGTTTTAACGACATGTTTAGCACTCATACGTGAccaataatataaattttagatttgtatTAGTTGATTATTAGTTTAAGGAGTTAAATATCCATATCCATGATACAACTTGTGCATCTCCGGAACATAAATGAGCTGAGTTGGCTTTACAGATGTTCTGTCTCGGAATTGAAAATATAACCGCATATATTGTCTCCCTTAATTCCCATGTAGCACTTCGAGATATAAACATGGAGCAAAGGCTTTTTACTGGATTAATATCAATATCGAATGACATGTGTTTCCAAATTCGATATTCTACATTCTCCATCTactcaaataatgttaataatattttattagggccgcagagaaaaaatccagGTCTGGGGTGAAAAATGCGGATCCTCCTAGTATCCTTTTTTTTCGGGCCCCCACGTTGCTTGCGTGCATCGTATATGTTACGACGCTGAAAGTCTCTTTTCTGACACCTTATATGCTACGCCGCATTcctacgtatttgttttgtaggTAGAGAGCACTTACTTCAAAATGGGCATTTGTATTTTTACATTAACATGGTGGGGACTTCCAAAATTACAAAGCAATTAAGCTTAAagcaataaatatttaataatacaTTCGTGCCAACTTAAAACAAAGCCGCCACAAAGAAGGGTTGCGCTTATCTCCGCCTGAAGTCAACGTGTTAACAGAGCGACAGCAAACGACTTGATCAGATCTCCATCACTTGGTAGTCAGTCGGAGCTTACGATCAGAAGAGTTTCAACTTTAATATTCAACACCGATtcatcagcatcaacggcgcaacaaccggtatccggtctaggcctgccttaataaggaactccagacatcccggtttagcgtcgaggtccgccaattcaatatctctaaaagctgtctggcgtcctgacctaggccatcgctctatctcaggcagagtctccctcgttttctttttctaccatagatattgcccttatagacttcgggctagatcatcctcatccatacgggttaggtAATCCGataaccgtaacctattgagtcggattttatcgacaacctgacggtcatggtatcgctcatagatttcgttgttatgtaggctacggaatcgtccatcctcatataggggaccaaacattcttcggaagattcttctctagaaagcgaccaagatttcgcaatttttcttgctaagaacccaagtctccgaggagtacataaggactggcaagatcattttcttgtacagtaagggctttgcccctatggtgagacgtttcgagcggaatcgtttttgtaagctgaaatgagctctgttggctaccagcaaccgtgcgcgaatttcatcgtcgtagctgttatcggttgtgattttcaaccctagataggagaaattatcaacggtcacaaagttgcagtctcctatcttcattgttttcgtttgaccagtgcgatttgatgttggttggttggttttcggtgctaacgttgctaccatatgccttcattgatgtgcagtccaaagtctcgcgccgcctgcttgatctgggtgaaggcagtttgtacgtctcgggtggttcttctcatgaagtcgatatcgtcagcataggccagaggatcgcacccctcgcatttaaattaagattaaagaggacgcatgatagggcatccccttgtcgtagaccattgtggTCTTGAGACCGATGCTGTTacttttttctggcctcgcacattggtcagggtcagcatagtcaatttcatcaatttcgtcgggatatcgaattctacagttttaccttggctatgctatcataggcgactttaaagtcgatgaaaagatggtgcaactggtgtccatattccaacggttttgccattgcttgccgcagagagaaaatctgatctgttgctgatttgcctggagtgaagcctccttggtatgggccaatgatgtcctgggcatatggggctatctggcctaacaggatagtggagaatatcttataaatggtactcagcaacgtgatacctctataattgctgcactgtgtgatatctccctttttatgtatgagacagataatgcctctttgccagtcgtcaggcaatgattcgttgtcccacaccttgagcacaagttgatgaaccacttggtgtaattggtcgcttccatatttaaccaattcggctgtaattccatcggctcctggcgacttatgataagccgatgaattacacggactgtttcttctatactagatggtggcaatatttgtccgtcgtcttcagttggcgggacctccaactcgccgatgttctggttgtttactagttcatcaaagtactcgacccatcactccaatatggccattctgtcggaaatcagatttctctctttctctcggcaggatgagcatcgaggtgtgtaaggcttcatcctgctgacttgttggtaaaacttttgcgcctggtgccgttgctccctgtacttttcgagttcacagacctgttggttctcccaggccccCTTCTCTTCTCGccgcagttcgtgataagtttctgcgtcTGCCCGagttctttcagaatgcaacattactcggtatgtagtattcttctgttccgttgctagcttacattcaatatcaaaccagcagttccgactctttgcggctggggccaagtatgtttgtggccgtatttatgataacgttcttcaggtgattgtgaatatcattttttgatgcttcatttccaggatttctgttactgcggttattgcggcatctaatTCCCTCTTAAAGGTTTTGCGgagggcttcagtgttaactcttacttgattgtcagaggagattctggttggtgttgttattcgaactcggagcaccatgccaacgaaatagtgacccgagtctaaaccaggtacttccaacaaccatttcctctgacactgctaattgaatgatccgcagtccgttatcatttgtattttgatgtaagctatgggagccaacgtatcgcctgaatacgggctccgcccctatttggctgttaacatctccaagtacgattttgatatcatacaggcttcgagggttcgttctacagcctcgtagaaggtatccttctccgactctgcagttccCTCTGTAGGGGCctcgcctcgcaagcgcagagtgcgtagccgttcgcttatgtttccaaagccgataacagcaggtttaattttttggctgactcagaaacctactccgagcacatgggttACTGGATGGCTGTAGAAAAGAAGTCAAGGGAGAGTAGACTGCAATACCAAGTAGAACAAATACCCATAACCAAAACCTAGTTCTAACAGGTAATCACAATTATTATTTCTGCATCAGTGGACAGAATATCGAAGACTTCGTGCAGTTTGTATACATGCAAATTGGAAATGCTGGTACCTTAACATCGACATGAAATTCATGATGTTATTAAGGTTCTCTGGCCAAATACAATTTTTAACGAAGAACTCCGTCGATGTACGGACCAGAACAGCTGTACGTTTTGCCGGAATTCCTGGAGGAAGCTGGAACACATTCGCATAAATTTGCACCAAAAAACGTAGACGAGTTCGTACTCTTCCTCGCGTAGGGAATTACATCTATATATTACAATTAGTACTAGTTTTACTTTAATTTCAACAGTTTGGAGGTTTTCGTTCGTTCGTTCTTTTGGATGAATAAATCAATTTTCAGGGAATCCTGCTACAAAAGGGGTTCTGATTTTGAGTAAGAAAAAACCTATCATTTGATGGTTACACGCCTTCCTTTACCTGTTGCGTTCAGGACGATATTCAAAGTTAGTGACTGGTGTTTAGTCATGGGAAAATAGCCTTGCTCCGTGGACCGATGCGTACAGATAGGTTGTTGAACACGCACAAGAGCAAATGGGCTATTGGGCTTCCTTAATGGAATGCCCTtgtttttggtgaaaatttAGGTATCGGCTACATACAAAAACGAGGAGGACGCCTGGTAATGTTTGACGCTAGGTTAAGGAACTACctgtagagagagagagaaagagggcAACaagcaaaaacatattttttggaaatgcTTATCTAGAGGGTGTACTCTGTAGTTTTCCTAACCCACTGCGAATTGGCTTTGAAGTATATAGTGGCGGGAAATGCGAAAGTATTTGTTGAGatgtttcatttgatgcccaacAGGGGTACATTAGGTGAGAACATTTGTTACATCCCCCTTTGCTTGATTGGGGGCCCTCCTTTAAACTTCACTTAAATTGATGTCATTcaatgtatgcgtgggatttcatagttcctatatGTCGAGGAAATTTCGTTGAAGTCGATGTAGCCGttctggagaaaagtgcgtgtgacagatagacagtgaaccgatttctaTAAGGtttgattttacacaaaatcttaaaaatgtattcatttatattttcttgtTAGTTAGTCGATTTTTGCTAATCTAAAAAAATCCTACTACGAGTTTCGACCTGACATTCTCCTTTCATCAAATTAGTAAACAAAAAAAGGACAAGAAACTCGAGTGTGAAAAGTACCCTTATAACTTTGGGCTCCTTCTGCTGTTTTGAAACGAACCATAATTCTTCCTAAAGCTAACAAGATATTATACCTACTGTAGGAGTAATAGTATTAAACAAAAGTTCTAATTATATGCCTGGGATATTGATCTCATTTCTCTGATTTTTGGTACTATGGTGCCAAGCGTTAGATAATGCGCAAAtatggctgcactgttatgcgATGATATATATCCCATAAATCTGAGTTTATTCCTTTCATAAGTGTTGAATAAAGATTTGATTTACAGGTTTTAACAAAGACAAAACAACGAGTAGAAGAGAAAAAGTGCTTGGTCGAAAGTCATGTCAAAACCGAAAAAATATTAACAGAACAGGCTACTAAATTGATTGAAGTTGCTGATGTTGCGACTTCCGACACCCATCACCTCCACGTAAGATAACGATATTTTATATACACATATCTAGTTAGGTTTTGAATCATTCTTTGCAAATATTGATACAGAACACCATCGAACGCCGGAAAAATGTGGATGTGATAATCCAATCAGCTTGCGAAAAGTTCGCtggcaaaatggaaaatttattcGATGATATGAAAGAGCAATTGAACACGTTAACTAAAGAACATAAATCTTATTCGCAGATAATCGCAGAGGAAATAGGTATCTAAAAAATGTTTTCCATGAATTTCAAAGTTTCCATTGCACTGTGTCTATTTCATAGGTAAAAATTCCTCAGAGTGCAAAAAACTTTCATCGAATGCTACGAATAAAATCAACGCGATATCCAAACAATGCATGGAGTCGTTGAGTGAAACACAAACCTGTCGTGACAAATACAGTGCACAATTCGCGGATGCAGATTCAAAATATAGAGCAGTTTTCTATGCGGCAATGAATGAATTGAAGGGAAAAGAAAATGATTTCAAATCGATTTTGGAAAAACATTTTACAGAAATGTTAGAGTTAGTAAATCAACAAAATGCTGTTGTGACAAATGGTTTCACGAAAGTTGTCGAAAATATTACAAATCATAATAAAAATGTGGTAGACTTCGTAGCGAAGGCATCTTCAAGGCTGGGTGAGTTTAAGGAAAGCGTTGTATCTAGTATTGAAGATGATATTGTGGCCGTGAACAGTGCTGTTGAGGCTTGTAAGAAAGTTGCTAGTGATAGACAAACAGCTTTAGAGAATTTCTTGAAGCAAATGCACTCATTTGATGAGAAAGAGTCTATggagaaagaaaaaattaaaacagtAGTAGGAAATATGGAGAGACTGAATAATCGAATCGAAAACAGTATCGATTCTGAAATCACGATCGTGCAAACACTAAGGGAGGAGACTCAAGCATCTTGTGAAGGCGTGAAGGAAACAACCTCAAATATACAATCTGAAATAAACGATCTAGTGGGAAAATATTCAGATTACACAAAAGTTATAAGAGAGTCAGTGGTACATAATGCGGTCAATAGGGAAAATACACTTGCAAATTTGGAAACTATGACTGAGGAGCATGTGAATACCTTCGAAAAAGTATTTGGCGATTTTAAAACAGATCAAGTTAAAATAGAAAATGACCTTAAACAGAAAATGAACTCAGAATGTGCTTGTACAACAGATCTCATTAGCAAAGCATCCGAACAAATAATGCATCATCAAGCTCAATATCGGGCACTGAATAAATCTCTCCAAAGTAGTGTTCAAGACTATTCGACGAATTACGATACAAAAATGACAGATTGCTTGAGTACTCTTCGAACCTTTAAAGAAAGCGAACTCAAGACTTACACACCTACCGGTAAATACTTTTCCTCGTGTCTGTGTTCcttcatttttaaatattttggttCCAGGACAAACCCCGTCTCGAAAGGAATTCTCATATCCGCGTTCTTTGGCTGCCACTTCACCGCATGTTAATATCTTACGCCGTTTTAGACTAGAGAGAGATTGCTCCGATGTTGATTCAACGACGACAACTATTGCCGAAGTAAGTGCcacattattttatattttaagccGTCATATTTCATATTATGACAAATAAGTGCTGGCCCTTTTCACAGTGTTTTAAGTGTTCAACAATTGGCAAAGAATAACTACAACACAATTGTCTACCTATTTAATTAGTTCCATATTTTTTCACAGGACAGCGAATTAAATTTGGCCGATATTTCTTGTGAGGAGCTGGGAATCAATTCAACGCCTATCAAGTCTGATATTGAAGTAACTGCTGATACCAAATTGAGGGACATCAAATCTGAATTCAATTATCAAACTCCACCGCTTAGCATTCTTAATGAAAAGTCGCAGAGGTCGTGTTCATCTGCTTCACAGTTTGACCAGGTAATATGCTTTTAATGTGTATacattaaacattttttgttgtagaccgttTAAATTGCAAGTGTATTTATTTGTTCTTCCATTCACTTCCAGGAAAACAAGGAGAACTGCATAGTATGAATTCAATGCCGTTGGCTCCACGTTAGCATAGGTGTTATATTTTTAAGGAGAGTAAACTAAGTACGTACGGATCTGTGTATATAGACTGCGTATGCTATTTCAAAACTTATTTAAcacagaaaaggaaaaaaatattcgcTAGTAACTGAGCGCAAAAACGATAACAATATACATTTTCATATACACagtaaaaaatatattaaaaagcatttttacttttagttccaacattatattttattttaatgaagTCGTTTTTAAATAGACCTCACACGCTTTTAATTGTAATATTTCATTGGCTGCTATGTATAAGGGGGTATATCAAGATGAATTTATGTATAATTCAGGTTCACGAATTGATGAAGTTAATCAGCTTCCTACTGTTGCATCCTAGGGTTTGATTTTGAGTTGCCTCGTGTTGTGCCCTTCggttgttttacagaaaacgaaGCAAAACCAGCAAATTTCAGACACGCTCCTTTGTTAATtttaatggtttaaaaattgaattctcacaaggcggaaaagaaaaagCGGTGATAAGCTGACACTTCATGCGACTTTATCGGGCGAGCattttgaatcttatctacCTGAAAGCATCCgatttagtgtttgttacttttcaagtaatcaatcagtttttaccAGGAAAGTGGGAGATTGATGTGTGAATGGACAATCCTTCGATTTACTTTATGTTTCGATAGTAATGGTACAAGttatatagcaaattctgacatCTTCATCTGGGCGGCGATAAAACGTACGTTTCCGAAAGATTCACAGGCCGCAAAAAATAGATTTGCACTGAGCGGGATTCGAACCGTAGGCCGGAATATTATGCAGTACCTCTTCccttgtgacttgatttgaatttgaataatagtgaaacgaaattctaacgcaatcgtatattatcaattaagattggaaTTAAAGTTCAACAAGTgctaactcacattgaaatgatcctcatAATTTAAATTTGACTCCAGAGAAACTGGATGGCGATCGacttcttccgaaaatctcctttcggaaCACATTTCGAactgtcctttttaaggttttgtgtaaaacaaaaccttattaaaatcggtttactatctgtctgtctgtccgtcacacgcatttttctcggagacggctatagcgattgacaccaaatttggtggaaaggtgggaactgtgaaccctcacacatacagtgagttacatccgtttatgttgaatttaagggggtctccatacttgcgaaaggggggtgtacatttttttttcaacaaatatagtcatgtggggtatcaaatgaaagatctcggtaagtactttccgaagctgatcttagttttgacatttattgcaaaagtggggagtgcagggggttgaaagttgccatttatttaatggacccattctcagaaattgcataaacgaaaaatctgaaaaaaatcaggaggttgcgaCTATATgtgtctaggctccaaaatacccttccataccgataacccttcaaatcaaattaataatagtaaattactataatttttagtaattagctgcaaaacccCGCTTAAATTCATCCTGGTATATAtaagctataacatagagcataatcgtaccaaatttggtggaaatcgcactattactaacaaagt includes:
- the LOC119650340 gene encoding kinesin-like protein Klp61F, with translation MNSSANNNQTKTKTNQNIQVYVRVRPLNARERTIRSQEVVEVQAPREIVVRQLFDSKTTKKFTFDRSFGPDSRQAEVYHTVVAPLIEEVLAGYNCTVFAYGQTGTGKTHTMIGTENPELKSSWEDESMIGIIPRALSHLFDELRMMEVEFSMRISYLEIYNEELCDLLSSDDTTKIRIFDDSTKKGSIIVQGLEEIPVHSKDDVYKLLEKGKERRKTATTLMNAQSSRSHTVFSILVHIKENGIDGEEMLKIGKLNLVDLAGSENISKAGNEKGIRTRETVNINQSLLTLGRVITALVERTPHVPYRESKLTRLLQESLGGRTKTSIIATISPGHKDLEETLSTLDYAHRAKNIQNKPEINQKLTKKTVLKEYTEEIDRLKRDLMAARDKNGIYLAEETYNDMQYKLECQNKELNEKVLLLKVLKDELANKEKMFNEVSLHLIEKSKELMDTEKTLTNTKTRLDETKKVLTKTKQRVEEKKCLVESHVKTEKILTEQATKLIEVADVATSDTHHLHNTIERRKNVDVIIQSACEKFAGKMENLFDDMKEQLNTLTKEHKSYSQIIAEEIGKNSSECKKLSSNATNKINAISKQCMESLSETQTCRDKYSAQFADADSKYRAVFYAAMNELKGKENDFKSILEKHFTEMLELVNQQNAVVTNGFTKVVENITNHNKNVVDFVAKASSRLGEFKESVVSSIEDDIVAVNSAVEACKKVASDRQTALENFLKQMHSFDEKESMEKEKIKTVVGNMERLNNRIENSIDSEITIVQTLREETQASCEGVKETTSNIQSEINDLVGKYSDYTKVIRESVVHNAVNRENTLANLETMTEEHVNTFEKVFGDFKTDQVKIENDLKQKMNSECACTTDLISKASEQIMHHQAQYRALNKSLQSSVQDYSTNYDTKMTDCLSTLRTFKESELKTYTPTGQTPSRKEFSYPRSLAATSPHVNILRRFRLERDCSDVDSTTTTIAEDSELNLADISCEELGINSTPIKSDIEVTADTKLRDIKSEFNYQTPPLSILNEKSQRSCSSASQFDQENKENCIV